The Pseudofrankia sp. DC12 region CAGTTGCCGAAGATCATCGATGCCAGGCCGATGTAGCCACGGCCGCCCGTCTGGCCCTCCCGGTAGATGTTCGCCGAGACCTCGGCGAGATAGGCGCCGCCGAAGCCGGCCAGCGCGCCGGAGACGACCACGGCCGCGTACTTGTAGGCGTAGACGTTGACGCCGAGCGTCTCCGCGGCGTGCGGCTCCTCGCCGCAGGAGCGCAGCCGCAGCCCGAACGGGGTCCGCCACAGGATGCCGGCGCTGAGCACCACCAGGCCCACCGCGATCAGCGTGAAGAGCGAGAGGTTGGTGAGCAGGCCGCGCAGCAGCCCGGCGAGGTCGGAGACGGCGAACCAGTGCCGGGCCTCCACCGGCCGCAGCACCGACTCGACGCCGGGCACCGAGATCCGCCCGACCGGGCTGATCGGTGGCGACTGGGACTGGCCGCCACCGGGGGTGCCGTCGAGCAGCTCGGCGGCCAGGTACTTCGTGACGCCCAGGCCGAGGATGTTGATGGCCACGCCGCTGACGATGTGGTCGACCCCGAACGTGACCGTGGCGACCGCATGCACGAGGCCGCCGACGGCGCCGAACATGACGGCCGCCGCCAGCCCCGCCCACGGGCCGTGCTGCCAGCCGATGCAGCCAGCGCCAAAGGTGCCCAGGATCATCATGCCCTCGAGGCCGATGTTGACCACGCCGGCCCGCTCGGCCCACATCCCGCCGAGCGCGGCCATCGCGATCGGAACCGTGGCGCCGAGCGCCGCTCGCACCGTGCCCGAGGAGGTCAGCTGGTCGGCCCCGGACACGGCCCGGGCGAACGCCATGACCAGCAGGATGCCCACCGCGATCCACAGCTGGCGCGGGCCCGGTAGCCGCAGCCACCCCAGGCCCACGGCCCCGGCCACGCCCGCCGACGGAGTGCTGGACGCCGGCGGCGGGGTCGGGCTCAGAACGGTGGTCACGCGCCCACCTCATGCGGCGTCGGAGGGACGGGCGGGAGTGGGGTCGTCGGCGGCGCCCCGGGACTTCCCGGCGCGCCGGGGCCGCCGGACGGCGGAGCGCCAGGGCCGCCGGACGGCGACGGCAACGTGCCGAGCCGCCGGCCCACGTCGCGCTGTTCGGCTCGGGTCCGCAGCCGGCGGACCAGCTCGTACGCGACGACGACCGACAGCACGATGACGCCCTGGGTGACCAGCACGATGTCCCGCGAGACCCCGTTGAGCTCCAGCGAGGTCGCCGCGTTGTCGAGGAACCCGAACAGCAGGGCGCCGATCGCGATGCCGACCGGATGGTTACGGCCGAGCAGGGCGATCGCGATGCCGGTGAAGCCGAGCCCGGCCGGGAAGTCGAGCGAGAACGTGTGCGCGTCGCCGAGCAGCTGCGGCATGCCGACCAGGCCGGCGACCGCGCCGGACAGCAGCATGCTGACGATGATCATGCGGCTGACCCGCACGCCGCTCGACCGCGCCGCGTCCTCGCTGGCACCCGCGGCCCGCAGGTCGAAGCCGAACCGGGTCCGGGACAGCAGGAACCAGTAGCCGGCCCCGATGGCGACCGCCAGGATCGCCAGGCCGTAGACCTTCAGCCGCGAGTCGGGGATGAGCGCGAGCCCGGGGACCTGCCCGGAGCCCGGGATGGTCGGGGTGCCGATGTTGTTCGAACCGACGGTCCGCACCGCGAGCCGCCCCGGCGTCAGCAGGTAGGCGATCAGCGCGGTGGCGATGAAGTTCAGCATGATCGTCGAGATGACCTCGCTGACCCCGCGGTA contains the following coding sequences:
- a CDS encoding ABC transporter permease, encoding MGLGWLRLPGPRQLWIAVGILLVMAFARAVSGADQLTSSGTVRAALGATVPIAMAALGGMWAERAGVVNIGLEGMMILGTFGAGCIGWQHGPWAGLAAAVMFGAVGGLVHAVATVTFGVDHIVSGVAINILGLGVTKYLAAELLDGTPGGGQSQSPPISPVGRISVPGVESVLRPVEARHWFAVSDLAGLLRGLLTNLSLFTLIAVGLVVLSAGILWRTPFGLRLRSCGEEPHAAETLGVNVYAYKYAAVVVSGALAGFGGAYLAEVSANIYREGQTGGRGYIGLASMIFGNWRPGGLAAGSALFGFTDALQLRNAPAVHALLLVAAVLLFAVGLVTLSRWSSARRAGGGRGAEDGGPGAVAGTAASQQGRRRIAAAVACFAATGALAAWYAGTDSLPGQVVTATPYVTTLLVLAFASQRLRPPKADGVVFRRGEE
- a CDS encoding ABC transporter permease, which gives rise to MNGPSLAQLLRAAAAALVAPLLALVTALTVTVLVLVGTGGHPLDVLDTMVTYAQRPRSQTLMVNSAVTYYFSAVAVAIGFRMNLFNIGVDGQYRLAALLAAAAAAQISLPHVLHVAVVLLIAMGVGALWAGVAALLKVYRGVSEVISTIMLNFIATALIAYLLTPGRLAVRTVGSNNIGTPTIPGSGQVPGLALIPDSRLKVYGLAILAVAIGAGYWFLLSRTRFGFDLRAAGASEDAARSSGVRVSRMIIVSMLLSGAVAGLVGMPQLLGDAHTFSLDFPAGLGFTGIAIALLGRNHPVGIAIGALLFGFLDNAATSLELNGVSRDIVLVTQGVIVLSVVVAYELVRRLRTRAEQRDVGRRLGTLPSPSGGPGAPPSGGPGAPGSPGAPPTTPLPPVPPTPHEVGA